In the genome of Peromyscus eremicus chromosome 1, PerEre_H2_v1, whole genome shotgun sequence, the window cacatgcttgcctggtgcccaaCGAGGTCAGAAGCAaaggttggatcccctggaagtggagttctggacagctgtgagccaccatgtgggtgctgggaatcaaagccaggtcctctgcaagagccatgctcttacctgatgagccatctctccagctctgtggagAGATGTTTGCTTCTGTGTATTGTGCATGGATAGGCTAGTGTTTCTGAAATGTGTGAGGATGGGTATTGCCAGTTCATAGGTGTCTCTGCAGGCCTGTATCAACATGTCATAGTTCACAATGTCTCTTGTTgctgctttttgtttggtttttggtttttgtttatttggtttggttttctgaagacagggtctctctgtgccgtccaggctggccttgaactcacagagatccgcttgtctctatctcccaagtgctgggattaaaggttaacttttatatcttttttttattgagtTTATGTGTGTTTTTGCTCATGTACCAAGACAggctgaagtcagaggacaactggtggGTTGgtatctccttccaccatgtcagtccttggaattgaactcagatcctcaggcttggcggCAGGGGCCTCTACAAAGTGAACTGTCTTACCAGCCCCACCTCTTACCATTTGTCCCAACCCGGGGTATTGTGTAAAATAAGACTCTTTATCCTGCCTGCTTCTCAGATAGCTGCTGGAGCTATTATTCACTCGACAAACCTAACAATCACTGTGTACCAAGGCTAGAGGGACATAGATGGGCTCAGAAGACACCAAgggttggggacttagctcaggggtagagctcttgcctagcaagcacaagacactgggttcagtcttcagctccgtgtgtgtgtgtgtgtgtgtgtgtgtgtgtgtgtgtgtgtaagaaaacaCCACACAGCGAGGGTGTGTACTGCCATGTGGTGTGTAGAGGTGTAGAGGTGTAGAGCCCGGGTAGCAGGCCCCTTTGGCTGAGTTATCAGTTCCTGCTGCAGACCCCATTTGCCCCAGGCCCACCTGTCCTGACTCCTTGGCCCCTTTCCTCCCGGTGCAGGCCCTGGGAGCATGCTTGCAGGCCCTGGGAGCATGCTTGCGCTCGACTCAACCCCTGCATTCCAtatcctgccaccatgcctgctgttAGGCCTGTCTTGTTCGGCTCTGCCCTCGCCCTGCTTCAGGAAGCTGCTAGACCCTTCCAGGctgtcctgcctggctccacctGGCTTTGGGCCTCTCTTTTCCCGATCGCCCAGGTCTCCTGAGCCTGTCCTGCAACTGCTGGGAGCACATGGGGAGCATAAAGAGCAGGAGCAGGGGACTGATGAGGATGGGAGACTGGGAGAAACAGATAGGCCGCAAGCACTTCCTCAGGCGTACACCCCCCACACCCCTTGACCTGGGTCTGACCCCAGCTGGATCCGGGTCCCCAAAGCTGACCTCACAGCTGGGGGTGGCAGGAAGGAGCACGGGTGACCAGAGACAGTACCATTAGGAGTTGTAAAGCTAATGAGATTTATTAACCCAGTGCCTCTGGTGTCTGGTGACTCTAGGACCAGCTTCGCCTCCTTGCCCCCACTTCAGGCTTCTGGCTCCTCCCAGGGTCTGtcgcccctcccccactccagtCTCCCGGCTTCCCTCCAGCCCGCCAGCCCCCAGAGCTTTCTCAACAGCCTCCCCAAGACCTGAATGCAACATTTACATTAGGTTCAGACCTCACAGATTTCAGTGTGGAAGGGCCCTATATCCCAATGTCTAccccagtggctctcaaccttcctaacgctgcgacccttcaatacagcTCCGCACGTTGTGAcgccccccaaccataaaattattttctgtttctacttcacaactgtaagtttgctactgttatgaatcataatgaaaatatctgtgttttccaatggaagacccacaggttaagaaccactggtctaggctTCCTTCCTCTCAGGGCTAGAAGACTCTGGAATGCAAGAGCCTGGTGGAGTCTACAactctaatctcagcatttgtGAGGCTGAGGGGGCAGAAGAAttgctctgatttcaaggccaacttgggctacagagtgagaaactgctaaaaaaaaaaaaagctgagcagtggtgatgcacgcctttaatcccagcactcgggaggcagaggcaggcagagctctgtgagttcaaggccagcctggtctacagagtgagttccaggacagccagtgctacacagagaaaccctgtcttggaaaaccaaaagaaaaaagtaaaaggaaaaaaaaaaaggtgagggaTAATGGTGTTTATCTGTAATCAcattatcagagaagctgaggaggcaagaggattgctgggGGCTTTGAGGCAAGCCAAGACTGCAAAACTAGATTCTACCTTAGGGTAATAAAAATCTTGcccccatctgtaatcccagcattcgaggGCCAGAAGCAAAAGGAGTTCTCTGTCAGCTtggactatagagtgagctccagaccagccagcGCTACATTGTAAAGTAAGACCTTGTCGAAAGAAGacatggggaaggaaggagggagggaggaaggaagggaggaagggagggagggaggaagggagggaggaagggagggaggaagggagggaggaagggagggagggagggagggaggaagggaagagggctaGCGAGATGGTTCTGCAGGGAAAGgcgcctgccaccaagcctaattaagtaaaaagaaagaaactgaaataacTTTGGGGCTCAGTGGTCGCGGGAGCCCAGATCCCTTCAGGTTCTAAGCTGTGAAGGAAGGGCTGGGTTTAGGCACTCCTCCGGAAACCTTGCAGTCTGGTCTCTGCCAGgtatccttccccacccccagctcatccttggctccctctctctgtcccccttTTCCCTTGCGGCTCCCACAGACATGATGCAAGCAGGCTGGAgcgggctgaggggtgggagcaGGAGATGTAATTacagctgcctcagcctccgcTCTACAGGAAGCTCAGACTTGGGGCCCAGGGGACCCTCATCCGATGCCAATGTAGAGCACTTGCCAGGCTCACACAAGACCTCCTGGGGAGGAGAGCCAGTGAGCCACTTCGGGAGACTGAGTCCAGTCTCCATCAGCAAAAAGGACAGACTCTGAAATGCGACGGGGTCTAAGGACAGACTCTGAAATGCGACGGGGTCTAGGGGAGTCTGAAGAgggaataaataagtaaagtctgtttttttcctctgtgtgtgtgtgtgtgtgtgtgtgtgtgtgtgtgtgtgcgcgcactcCTACACACATGCACGGAAGGTTGGGTATGTTCATATGTGCACGGGTGCGTgtttgctcatgtgtgtgcaggtatgcataCAAGCATGCAAAGGTGTGCAAGCATGTCCTTGTGTGCACAGCGAATGTTCGAGTGcaggtgcacatatacacatgtaggtGTGTATACGGAAGCCGGAGGACAACCTCAGATATTGTTCTTCAAgaaccatttcttttttctgtttgtttgttttgttttgttttgagacagggtcctggctgtcctggaactccctctgtagaccaggccggcctcgaactcacagagatccacctggctctgcctcccaagtgctgggattaaaggcatgcgccaccactgcccactctCCAATTTTCTTTGaacagggtctctccctgtcAAACCTAGGGCTTGCCAGTTTagctagactgcctggccagtgagtctTGGCAACATGTCCGTGCCTGCCTGGGACTACAACCGTGTTCTACCATTCccagccccccctcccctttttttttctttaagattttatttatttattatgtatagagtgttctgtctgcatgtatgcctgcaggccagaagagggcaccagatctcattacagatggttgtgagccaccctgcggttgctgggaattgaactcagggacctctggaagagtagccagtgctcctaaccactgagccatctctccagcctccccccggCCCCGCctctttttacatgagtgctagcGATTGAATTCAGGCCCTTACGTTCATGTGACAAACACCTCACTacctgagccatcaccccagcccccTCGCTAGTTTCAGTGGaagcatttccttttttattccacTATCAGTCCTTAAGCAGCCCCCAAGGGAAATGGCAACTCAGATTCCTTAGCCGACAGTTCTATAGCTGTTCCTCTGGCCATAGCCGTTCTCCTCCGGAGAGACCTCTAAGACACAGGAAACTTGGAGGCGCAGGAAGCTGAGAAAGTCACTAAACCCACAAGGCCCCTCTACGGGTCGTTATACAAGCTGGAAACagctgctgggggaggaagaCCCTTCAGTGAAGCTGCCTTCACACTGGGATGGGATCGACAGGGACATAGCTTCCCTGAGTCACCAGCCACGGTGGGTTTATTAGTGACGTGGCCGCCTTTGAGTCACTAATGTTCCTGTAAGTGACCTCGATAAACTAATTGGTTCCCCAGGCTGGATTCACGTGCCATCATTTCTTCTGTCTGTCATTGATCAAACATACTTGTTCACGTGTGCTTCCCAAGGAAGAGTCACGCGTCAGGGACACGTTGGGGCATGGTGGGGACTTTGTCCAGCTTGAAAGCCCAGATAAGCCTCATAAGATCCCAGGGAAGGCCAGGCATGCTAACACACACCAGTAATCCTAACGTTCAGAGGGCCAAGGCAAGAGGAgagtgagtctgaagccagtctggACTGCACAGCAAAACcccatgctaaaaaaaaaaaaaaaaaaaaaaaaaagaaccctggcggtggtggcacacgcctataatcccagcacttgggaggcagagagaagccaatgaatctctgagttcaaagccagcctggtctgcagtgggagttccaggacagccagggctacacagagaaaccctgtcttgacaacaaaacgaaacaacaaaATTACCCTCAGAGAAGCCGGAAATTAGGACTTTGATGAGGAATCATTTCTGTGTCACAACCAAATCAAGAACATATTTAAACATCATCCAGGCCAAAAATAGCCTCCAAACCACAAGTGCAGGCCACATACGCACTGCTCCAGAGGGTGCGTCGGGAAGCAAAGCAGGGGTCCTCTGTCCTCACAGTTAAGAAGAACATGGCTGAGTTGGGGCCCACAGAACCCCAAATTAAGATAACAGTAGGAGGGATGTGGGGGGGGGCTGGTCAATGATTAtcttcatttgttccttctgtcCTAATCACATGACTTTCTTATCCAGGTCCCCAAATTCTATCAACCCTGCCCCCCAGCCCAGATGTTCCCTTCCACAAAGAGCCCCTCTGTGAACCCCTCCCCCGAAAGCTGAGCCAGGAACTCTCTGGGAACTCTCTCACCTCACCTCAGCCAATGGAAGCCAGCATCTAGATTCCCCAGAACCAGGGCTCTCTCTACCACAGTCGCATTCCCCCAGCATTGCCTAAGACGGGACTGTTCACAGAGCAGGTACCCAGGGACAATTTGGAAgcgtggatggatggatgggtgagtggatggattaAGAACAAGGTCGGTGCTTGGAGACAGGAGTAAGTTAGAGGGAAAGGGccctgcaatcccagctactcagtGAAACCCCGTCTCAATAAGAGGGGAGCCAGATGTGCTGGCgctagcctgtaatcccagccctcaggaggcaggggcaggcggatctctgtaaattcgaggtCTGCCTGGATGACAAAGcaagttccgggccagccaggactatgaaATGAgatcctgtaaaaaaaaaaaaaagggcgggGGGATGTTTCTGGAGAGtttgctcagtgcttaagagcaagtactgctcttccagaggatcagagttcaattctcagcacccacgtagaACAGCTCACAATCCCTCTAATTACAGCCGCAGGGCACCTGACACCCTCTCCTCTGGCCCTCCCTGGACACCCGCACTCATgcgcacatacccacacacagacatacacataaacataattaaaatgaaataaatctttttttttttcccccaagtaaGCCAGCGGTAGGCGCAACAAGATGTGAAACCTGGGCGGATTGCCCGTAAGTCCCGCCTGGAGGGCGTGCAGGAGATGAGGCAGAGAAGCTATGGAGAACTTGAAGTTCGAGCCTCAGTCTTGACCTCTCAGCTGTGTGACTGAGAAGGGAACCTCCCTTGACTCAGTTCCTTCAGCTGTGAAATGGTTTATCTTGCAGACAGCCAGCTATTCTCAAGCTGATGGGGgaaatgaaaaaggggctgagTACTCATTTCTTGTGGGGCTGCAGTGCCTCGCCATCCACACAGCTCACACTCCACACACgctcagaaaggaagagaagggacggACGCAGGCCCCACCGAAGGTGGCCCCCAGTCTCCACCCGTGCCTCGGTTACCCCTAAAGTGCAGCCACCACCAAGTCACCAAGTTTATTGGATTCATACTTCGGGCGGGGGAGGATAAAGCTGACTGGAGGGCTCAGAGCAGGGTGCAAAAGAGTCGCTTGTCGCGGAAGGGGTTCTCGGCGGCGGGGACAGGAGTCACCAGTGGGTCATCCTTAGCGTGCGTCTCACAGAAAGCCAGGAGCTCAGCGGCCGCCTGCGACACCTGCAGGCGAGGTGCAGAGATGCAGTTGACCCGCCCTAGGGGCTTTGGTCCCTAGGCAAGCGCCCAAATCCCCGCCCCTTGTCCTGACCACGCCTTGATCGGCCACGCCCCCGGTCGAGACCCACCCTCCCACTCGCCTCTGCTCCAGGCTCCGCCCTCAACACAGCCTGGCGCAGACCgccacctcccccccaccccaccccaagaaaAAATTTGCCCCACGGCTCCGCTCACCTTCATGCGATCGATGTTCACTTCCAGCTTCAGCTGCTCCACCGTCTTGCGGGCCTCAGCGATCTTGGCCATGTTGTTGGACATGGCTGCAGCAGGAAAAGGGTTAAATACCTCGCAGGAGTAGGGACTGGGGGCTGGAACACATCTgggtcctcccccccccccccggggagtAGTGAGAAGCAGTGGTGCGACCCGGAAACAGGGGAAGAGGTTGGGACTATGAACAAATGGGGTCCCAGAGACACAGGAGGACGAGAGGATGGAGAGGTGCCCGGATGGGGGTACCAGGAGGCCGctggaggaagagcagaggggccggggaaggaaggagggacacacagatgggaggctgaggcaggtggaggaggcagggccagaaggacagggcCACAGGTGCTTGATCAGAATCTACTGATCCAGGTGCCCTCACCCCCCGGGGATAGAGCTTGAGCCAGGAAGGGGGGCCCCTCCCCAGGCCAATTAGCAGCGACTCCAGGGAGAACTGAGAATTAAGATCTCGGCGGGAGGGGCGCAGAGGGGGCCTCATTAGGGCCTCAGCAGCAGCTGCCCCCTCTGCCACCCTCAGGGACCCATCCATCCCCGCCCCAGCCTTGGCTACCTCAAAGGCTCCTTTGCTCATTAGCAGGCAGGGGAGAGGGTTGGGGCAAGCTAACCCAGCCGGCTCTGCAGAGGGGCATGGAGGATAGAGAAGGGGACAAGAGGAAAAGCCGGGGCGGGGCGCGGGAGAGTGACGGAAAGAGAGACGGGCATGGAGAAGGAAAATAGACTGAGGATGGGGATAGAGATATTGGGGAAGAGATGATGAAGAAAGACGATAGGgagaggggggaaagggaggggacacGGGAGAAaacagggacagagaggatgTGAACGGAGGAGACAGGGACGCAGGAGAGGAGGGACCCGGACAGAGGGGGACATGCAGGGTTAGAAGGGACATGgaacaaggaaagaggagagagactgcGAGGGATAAGAAGATGGGCAGGGAGGACGATGGTGACACACAGAAGTATAAagtcatttatttcttcattcacccattcattcattcaatcccAGGACGGACAGATGGTAGCCACCAACCAACTACTGGGACCCGGACAGGAGCCTCCTACCTGTTGCAGCtcagggctgggatgacaggcggGTGACAGAGGCTGAGAGAGGCAGCGGCTGGTCCCCTTcccagccccgccccctcccctggGGTGCAGCCCCTCAGGAGCGCCTCCTCCGCCTCCTAGTCACCACCTGTCTCCACGCCCTAGGTCTGTCTCTCTGGCTATgtatcttcttttctctcccccccgcaccccccccccccccgtttttcaGTCACTCTTGTTTCCAGCGTGTCTTTCTCTTTCACGCTGGCAGGAAAAGACGGATCCTCTAGGTGTGTATATTTATGCACATAAGAATCTCCTGGTGGTCCCACGCAGCCTCTCCCTCCTTCACATGCAAACGAGTCACCTCAGCATCACCCCGTCACTGTGACCCTCTCAGCGGTACACAGACTCAAGTCACTTACACAGAGATGCTCACTACCTTGCCAGGTCACTGAGTAGTACTATAGTGCTCAACACAACGCACAGCACCAAAGGTCTCGACATACCCAGCCCGCCGCTGTCACTCATGATTTCGCACAGCAGAGCATGCCACCGCCAGCGGCAGCTTGCACCCCTGCACAGGCAGGTACCCTATCTCAGAGTGTCGAAAGTATACGTTGTCACCCACAAGTGCAGTTTCAGCTTCTCTTGAAGTTCTCATCCACGCTTTCTCAGCATCTCATACAATAACTCACTCAGCCTCTCTGCCAAGCGCTCCGTTGCTTGGTGTCATACAGGATTACATGGTTTTCTTTCCAGGGGTGAAAAGTGTGTGGCCACGTTTTCTCCTGgtcaatttcttctttttttaagatttatttatttatgtatacttgTCTGTGTGTACACCTGCACATAAGATtccatagacagttgtgagccgcaaTGTGGGCgtgaggaattgaactcaggacctcctgaagagcagccagtgctcttaaccactgagctatctctccagcccatcttggTCAATTTCTTGACACACATGGCATACagttctctctctcatacacacacggaAGTCACATGTAATCCCTGTCACACCCACACACTGTCTTTTGATATTATACATTGTTGAATGCAATGGTGTGCTATTCACACAcgcgcgcgtgcacgcacacacacacacacactattgtgTACATAGTCTTTGCTGTGCCTCGCAGTCTGCATCACAAATGCTTGTCATGCTCATAcactgtctccctcttcctcactCAGCATTCGCCCAGTTTTACCTGGGCATTCACACATTTGCACAGGCAGTCACAAACACAGGCCAACCTCTCAGTGTCACATGTGATGACCCAGTTTCTCACGACCCACCAGGGTGGCGGACACGCGTTTCACATTCACACAGTTAGCCACACCAGGTCCCCCTCTGTGCCTCACTTGGATAGCCCAGGGTCCCCCTGACTCACTCCGCTCCTGTAACACATGCGGACTCCCTTACATATAGCTGACATCACGGACAGTCTCCAGGAAGTTTCTCTCTCAGACCCCATGCCTCACACAGTGCCCCACAGTATCTCTGATAATCTGAGTCCCATGGTCAGCCACACGTAGCACCTTACTCTGACAGTCCCGCTCAATCGCTCCTTGTCATTCCTAATCTCACTGTGTCACACAGTCACACGTCATCTCCTGGCGTCCCACACCACCTCTGAGGCGGGCCCTCACACTGGCGTGGGTCGCACCACCTCTGGATGTCGCGTGGGACACCACAGCATCACTTGCTTGGTCGTCCACCCTCGCCGCCCTCAAGGCCCCACTGCTGGCCACACGGGGGCGCCCTCGAGCCAAAGTCGCTGGAGGCGCGCGTGCAGAAGCACCCGAAGACAGGCATCCCTGCCGGCCTTGCAGAGGATAGAAACCGGAGATCTGGGGGACCCGAGAAGGATGAGAGGGGAGATGGGTTCCAAGAAGGTGGAAGAGAAGTGAGGGACCAGAGGGAGAGGACAGAGAACTTCAGATAGAGgtgagaggggcagagagagacagggaactAAGTACGGAGAGAGACAGAAGCGGGACAGACGGGAGGTACAGGGGGAGGTCACAGGAGGCAGACTTGGAGACAGACACTCTGAGACCAAGCCAGGGCCCTCCAAGAGACAAGAGAAGCAGCGGGCACCTTCCCCACGGGACCACACGGCGGGGCGGGGCTGTCGAGGGGCCGTGGTGTGGGTGTGGCCAAGGGCGGGGTTTTGCAGCGGTGTGTTGGACGGGGCGTGACCTGTAGGGGAGTGAGGGCGGGGTTTGACGCTCCTTCCCATTCTGGCGCGCAGGGATACTGGAACCCTGGGAAGAGGTGGAGTCGGGAGAGGCGTCGCTGTTGCAGACAGCTCAACCCCAGTTCGTTTTTCACCGCCTGCACCGGGAAGCCAGACTGGTCCGGGAAAGATATGAGCCTCTGATAGCTCCCGCCCCCCAggactggggattgaatccaaaGTCTCACACGTGCTATGCAAgagctctaccgctgagctatatGCACGGCCCTCTTTACTTtctcattttgagacagtctcctttAGTTGagctagactggccttgaactcactttgtggccCAGGCTTTGAACTTGGCGACCCTCCTGCTTCGGCCATCCCTAGGgaactgggatgacaggcctgagcCATGCTGATAGCTTTTTGGAGCTGGGAGTATGGGACCCtggctccctgcctccctccctcgtGGGCGCACAGGGCCAGGTTGGAAGGAGAACACGGCTCACATCTGGAAAGCATCAGGCGCACCGGACGTGCCAGGGCCCCGGGCCGGGGCtgcgggaggggggagggggggaagccaaggagccccccctccccccgaccAGCCGAGCGGTGTCTGCCGGCGCCTAGGAGGGGCCTGGGCTTGCGCCGAGCCCGGCGCCTCCCGCAGCTGTTTTTCATCTCCAGATCTGGCCTAGGGTGCCCCTGAGGAGGAAGCCCAGCTTACTTAAAGCTGGAAAGACAGGGTGACGACCCCGTCTCCCGACCAAAGgctagaggaaggaagagggaggacagatgGACACGGAATGGATAACCTCCAGCTCCCTCCTAATCTACAGACCTCAGCAGCCGCtccattatttaaatatatatatttacattttacttatttattgtgtgtatggggAGTTGTGTGCCTGTGCCACAGCCTtggtgtggaagccagaggacacctTGTAAGCCtcggttctctcttcccatcatgtggatcccagggtggaactcaggtcctcgggctgGTGACAAAGGCCTTTaaccggctgagccatctcaaagtCCTGAAGTATTTAAACATCTTAAACACGTCCAGAATCCAGTTTCTTCCCACAAACTCCCTCCGGCTTCACTATTTTCTTGGCTTCCACATCTGGCCCTTTGCCTCTGACCCCATCAGCCTGTTCCTTGAAGAGAAGTCACAAGGTCTTTGTCTCGGggtacccataatcccagcactgaggaggatgAGCCTGAAAGACTGgaaattccaggatagcctggactacatagtgagttccatctTAGCTGGTGCTAGAGAGTGAGACTCTGGCTAAAGGGCAGTGGG includes:
- the Gng8 gene encoding guanine nucleotide-binding protein G(I)/G(S)/G(O) subunit gamma-8: MSNNMAKIAEARKTVEQLKLEVNIDRMKVSQAAAELLAFCETHAKDDPLVTPVPAAENPFRDKRLFCTLL